AGCAGGAAGGCCGGAATGATCAGCCAGAAGGAGATGTTGTTCATGCGCGGGAACGCCATGTCCGGTGCACCGATCATGATCGGAACCATCCAGTTGGCGAAGCCGCCGATCAGCGCCGGCATGACCATGAAGAAGATCATGATGAGCGCGTGCGCGGTCGTGAACACGTTGAACATGTGCTTGCCGCCGTCGATGGCAGCATCGCCCTCGAAGCCGTAAACCATCTGCGCCAGACCATGGAAGATCTGGATGCCCGGCTCCTGGAGCTCGGCACGCATGAAGATGGACAGCGTGCCGCCGATGATGCCCGCGAAGATCGCGAAGATCAGGTAGAGCGTGCCGATGTCCTTGTGGTTGGTCGACAGGAACCAGCGCTGGAAGAAGCTCAAAGGCTTGTGCGCATGGTCTGCGTGGCCATGATCGGAGTGATCATGGCGTTGGTCTTGATGAACGGCTGTTCCAGCCATGGGTCGAGCTCCCCTTCCGATTACTGTGCGGCGTTAGCGGCGACGTCGACGGTCTTGGCCGAGTCGATGGACGCCATGAGCGCCTTGTTCGCATCGCCAACATTCGTTGCGGCGGCTGCGAGCCAGGTGTCGTATTTTTCCTGCGAAACCACGCGGATGGCGATCGGCATGTAAGCGTGGTCCTTACCGCAGAGCTCGGAACACTGGCCGTAGTAAAGACCTTCGCGCTCGGCCTTGAACCAGGTTTCGTTCAGGCGGCCGGGAACGGCGTCGATCTTCACGCCAAAGGCAGGCATTGCAAATGCATGGATCACGTCAGCAGCGGTGACGAGAACACGAACCGTCTTGCCGACCGGCACGACGACTTCGTTGTCGACGGCGAGCAGGCGCGGATATTCTTTCTTGTCTTCCTTGCCGAGCGCCGCGCGATCTTCTTCCTTCATCATGATGCTGTCGAAGGTGAGCGGGCTTTCGCCGACTTCATACTCGTAGGACCAGTACCACTGGTTGCCGGTCGCCTTGAGCGTCAGGTCCGGATTGGCCGGCGGCGTCAGCTGCGCGGTCAGGAGCTGGAACGACGGGATCGCAAGGAAGAGAAGGATGACGACCGGACCGACGGTCCAGACGACTTCGATCGCGGTGTTGTGGCTGGTCTTGGACGGAACCGGGTTCGCGCTTTCGCGGAACTTGATCACAACGATGATCAAAAGGAGGAGAACGAAAAGTGTAATCGGAATGATGAACCACAGGGTATAATGTTCAAACCACGTGATTTCTTCCATGATGCCCGTAGCGGCCGACTGAAAGTTCGTCTGCCATTCGACAGGCTTGTCAGCAAAGGCGCTCGAAGCAAAAAGCAGACAGGCAAGCGCTGCCAGAACTGCATAAGCCTTGTTTTTCACAATGTGTCTCCCCAATGCGCTTGATCAGGATCAAACCGGAACGCAGAATCCCTGCGATACTGCTGCGCTTCAAACCACAGTTTGTCCGATGCCGCAACATCTGACCAATCAACCCCGTGCGGCATTTTTGCACAAACGTTGCTTTTCACACAGGCACCCCTCGAAACCCGTGGCGAAACCACCTATAGGGGCTGTTCTGCGCGCTTGGCGATCAGATTGCACAGCGCTTTGACGGCGGCGCGCCGGATAGGGCGTCGAACCCGCCCAATTTCCGCCATATGGCGCTGGAATGTGCCCCGCAGGGCTTTTCATTTATTCCTGCGCACTTCAAGAATAGCCCTGATGATTCGACGTTTTGAGGTTTACATGGGCCTGCCCCTCTTTTCCCGACTGTCGGCCTTCGCCGCCTTCGGCCTTGCCGTTCTCGCTCTCCCGGCTCAGAGCCTGGCCCAGCAGCCCGCCGGAACACCCGGCACGGTCAAGTCCAACCATGGCGCGTGGTCGATCGTCTGCGATCAGCCGCCGGGCGCTTCCGCTGACCAGTGCGCGCTGATGCAAAACGTCATCGCCGAAGACCGGCCGGAAGTCGGCCTCTCGGTGGTCGTTCTGAAGACGGCGGATCGCAAGGCCAAGATCCTGCGCGTGCTCGCCCCGCTCGGCGTGCTTCTGCCGAACGGCCTCGGCCTCAATGTCGACGGCAAGGATATCGGCCGCGCCTATTTCGTGCGCTGCTTCTCCGACGGCTGCTACGCGGAAGTCGTGCTCGAGGACGAACTCCTGAAGACCTTCCGCTCCGGCGCAACCGCGACCTTCATCGTCTTCCAGTCGCCCGAGGAAGGCATCGGCATTCCCGTCGACCTCAAGGGTTTCGGCGAAGGCTACGACGCGCTGCCCTGATCGGCTACATATTCAAAGACAAACAAGAGCCGCGCTTCGAGCGCGGCTTTTTTGTTGGCGAGCATAAAAGACAAGGCCCGGATCGATGATCCGGGCCCGAAGCATGGCGAGAGCGACGCGTCTTTAGATGATGTCGGTCCCGACGATGTTGATGCCGAAGCCCTCGAGGCCGACATAGTGGCGTTCGCGCGAAGCGAGCAGCCTGATGGAACTGATGCCGAGATCCCTCAGGATCTGCGCGCCGAGGCCGATTTCCAGCCACTCGTTTTCGCGCGCCTGGGCCTCGTCGTGGGCCTCGCGGTCGTGCTTGCCCTTGCGCGCCGTCTGCGACACGCCGACGCCAACCGAGCCTTCGCGCAGATAGACGATGACACCCCTGCCTTCGTCGGCAATGCGCTTCATGATGCGGTCGATCTGGCAATCCTTGCCGAAGACGTCGGCGCCGACATTTTCGAGATGCAGGCGAACCGGGATGTCGACGCCGTCACGGATATCACCGAAGACGACGGCGAGATGCTGCATCGGATCCCAGGGCAGCGCATAGGAATGCCCCTTGGCCGCACCATAGGGCGTCTCGATATCGAAGGAACCGCCATGCTCGATCAGCGTTTCCTTGCGCTGGCGGTAGGCGATGAGGTCGGCGACAGACACCTGCTTCAGGCCATGGGTGTCGGCAAAGCTCGCCACCTGCGGCCCGCGCATGACCGTGCCGTCGTCATTGACGAGTTCGCAGATGACGCCGATCGGCGGAAGGCTGGCGAGCCTGCAGAGGTCGACGGCAGCTTCCGTATGGCCGGAACGCATGAGAACGCCGCCTTCGCGCGCGACCAGCGGGAAGATGTGACCGGGGCGAACGAAATCCGTCGGGCCGACATTGGGATTGGCGAGGTTGCGAACCGTCAGCGTGCGGTCGTCGGCGGAAATGCCGGTCGTCGTGCCGTGCTTGAAATCCACCGAGACGGTGAAGGCCGTCGTATGGGCGGAATCGTTTTCGGCCACCATGGCGTTGAGGTTCAGGCGCTTGGCTTCATCGCGCGGCATCGGCGTGCAGACGATGCCCGAGGTGTGGCGCACGATGAAGGCCATCTTTTCCGGCGTGCAATGCACCGCCGCGACGATCAGGTCACCCTCGTTCTCGCGGCCGTCGTCATCGGTGACGACGACGATTTCGCCGGCCTCGAAAGCGCGGATGGCATCGACGACACGCTTCTGATCATAGGACATGGTGTTCTTCCCGAATTTGACTGGGCCGGCTGAAGCCGAATTACTTGAGGCGGCCGGTCTGGCCGCGGTCACGCAGGTAGTGATCCGCGATCGTGCAGGCAAGCATCGCTTCGCCGATCGGCACGGCACGGATGCCGACGCACGGATCGTGGCGCCCCTTGGTGCGCACGTCGACCTCGTTGCCGTCGCTGTCGACCGAGCGCCGTTCGGTGAGGATCGACGAGGTCGGCTTGATGGCGAAACGCGCGATTACGGGCTCGCCGGTGGCGATGCCACCGAGAATACCGCCAGCATGGTTCGACAGGAAGACCGGCTTGCCATCGGCACCGATGCGCATCTCGTCGGCATTTTCCTCGCCGGTGATTTCGGCCGCACCGAAGCCGTTTCCGATCTCGACGCCCTTGACGGCGTTGATCGACATCAGGTTCGAGGCGATGTCCTGGTCGAGCTTGGCATAGATGGGCGCACCGATGCCGGCGGGCACGCCCTCGGCCACCACTTCGACAACGGCACCGATCGAGGATCCCGACTTGCGGATGCCGTCGAGATACTCTTCCCAGACCGGCACGATCTCCGGATCCGGCGCGAAGAAGGGGTTGTTGTCGACCTCGGCCCAGTCCCAGTTGGCGCGGTTGATCTTGTGCTTGCCGATCTGCACGAGTGCGCCGCGCACTACGAGCCCCGGCACGACCTTGCGAGCGACACCGCCAGCAGCCACACGTGCCGCCGTTTCGCGCGCCGACGAACGCCCGCCGCCGCGATAGTCGCGGATGCCGTATTTCAGATCGTAGGTGTAATCGGCGTGGCCGGGACGGTAGCGCTTGGCGATCTCGGAATAGTCCTTCGAGCGCTGGTCGGTATTTTCGATCAGCATCGAGATCGGGGTTCCGGTCGAGATCATCGTCTCGCCGTCCTCGTCGAACATGACGCCCGAGAGCACCTTGACCAGATCGTCTTCGCGGCGCTGCGTCACGAAACGCGACTGGCCGGGTTTGCGCTTGTCGAGCCAGACCTGGAGCTCGGCGAGGGTGAAACGGATGCCGGGCGGGCAGCCGTCGATGACGCAGCCGAGCGCCGGCCCGTGGCTTTCGCCCCAGGTGGTTACGCGGAAGAGATGACCGAAAGTGTTATGCGACATGAAGGCAACCGACCCTAAGCAAGCAACGGCCGTACGTTTGTACGCGGATGCCCTCTCTTACTGCATAATTCTTCAAATCGATATCGATTTAAGGACAAAATTATGCAGCGCTTCAGAGTGCTACGGCGGCCTTAGCGCGTCTTAAAAGACGCGCGGCGCTATAGTGGAAAGCCGAAGACGGGAAAGACTTTTGCAATCCAGCGCGATGTCCTCCGTCACGATGCCAGGCGCAGACCCCGCTCGGTCGCGAAGGCGAGAAACTTCTCGGAGCTCAAGGGCCTCGCGAAGGCGTAGCCCTGCAGCACGTCGCAGCCGAGGATGCCGAGCATTTCGGCATGCGCCATCGTCTCGACACCTTCGGCCACCGTCTCGATGTTGAGCGAGCGTGCGATCTCGATGATCGAGCGAACCAGCGCCTGTTCGCTGCGTGCGCTCAAGACCGGGACCACAAGCTGGCGGTCGATCTTCAGCCGCTTCGGCTTGATCTTCAACAGGCTGACGATCGAGGTGTGCCCGGTACCGAAATCGTCGACCTCGATGTCGATACCCAGTCGCTTGATACCCTCGATGTTGGTCGCGACGATATCGTCGCTCTCATCGAGGAAGATCGATTCCACCAGCTCGAAACAGATCTGGCCGGGCGCAATGCTCAGTCCTTCAAGCGAAAGCAGCAGATCGTCGTCTTGAAGCCGCTTTGCCGAGACGTTGACCGAAATCTTGGGAACGCGCACGCCGGCGGCGGCCCAGCGCATCTGGTCCTTGAGGGCTTTCTCCAGAACCAGCCGGTCGAGCGCAGCGGTGACGTTGAGTTCGTCGGCGATCCCGAGGAAACGGTCCGGCGTCAGGATACCCTCGCGCGGATGTTTCCAACGCACCAGCGCCTCCACGCCGCAAAGCGCAAGCGAGGTCGCGTCGAACTGTGGCTGGTACCAGGGTTCGAATTCGTCCCGCTCGATGCCTTCGAGAATTTCATCGGCGATGCGTTTGGCGGTCACCACCTCCGCCTGCAGCGTCTCGGTGAAGAACTGGTAGCGGTTTCGGCCAGCTTCCTTGGCGCGGTAGAGCGCGATGTCAGCGTTGACCAGCAGCTTGCGCGCGTCGATTTCCGGGCCCTCTCCGACCGCGACACCGATGCTGACACCGAAGCGGCAGGGAAAGCCGTTGTAATCGACCGGCTGCCGCATGGCGGCGATGATGCGGTCGCAGCGCGGCGCAAGTGCGGCCTCGCCGACAGCCCCGGTCACGGCCACCACGAATTCGTCGCCGCCGATGCGCGCGATGATATCGGCGGGCGAGGTGTTCGCCCTGAGGATCTCGGAGGCATGAACCAGCATGGCGTCGCCGGCGGCATGGCCGAGCGTATCGTTGATCTGCTTGAACCTGTCGAGGTCGATATGAAGGATGGCGATGTCTTCCCGATCACCGTCGGGCGACGACGTCAGGCGCTCCAGCGCCTTGTCGAGCATGCGGCGGTTGCCGAGCCCGGTCAGCGGATCGTGAAGCGCATTGTGCTCTATGCGCACACGCGCCTGCTCCAGCTCAGCATTCTTTGCATCTGCCATCGCCTTTGCCGCACGCAGCTGCTCGGTCATCACGACGTCGTCGGTGACGTCGAGCGCCATGCCCACGAACTTTCGCGCGCCGTCGGGCGCCACATGCAGCTTGCCGACGGAGCGGATGTGACGGACACCACCGGACAAAAGGACGACGCGAGCCTGATGGACATAGGTTTCGTTGGCGGCAATGGCGCGATTGACCGCTTCCAGAGCCGCTTCGCGATCATCGGGATGAAGCGTGGTAAGCCATATTTTTTCGTTTGTGGCCCCGTCGGAGTAGACCAGTCCGTAAAGCTGGTGCATGCGCTCGTCCCAATAGGCGACGTTCTTGTCGAGATCTGCCTCCCACATACCGCAACGATAGGAATCGAGTGCCAGGTCGAGCCGGCGCGAAAGCAGTTCGAGATCCTGCTCGCGCTCGTAGAGCCCCTTCAGCGCCTGCTCGAGCTCATGGTTTTGCTGATCGACCTGCGCCTTGGCCGCGCTCAGCCGCTCATTTCTCAGCACATCGTCGCTGACATCCCAGCTAATGCCGGTGACCTTTGCGCGTCCATCGGCGCCTCGGTAGCTGGATCCGACATTACGGATATGGCGCATCGTCCCGTCAGTCAGGATGACACGGTACTGCGACCGGTATTCCAGGCCATCGTCCAGGCTGCGGAAGAGCGCGTTGGCGGCAATACAGACATCATCGGGATGTACCGTCGCGCGCCACTCGTCGTATGTCGGCTCTTCCACATGGGCCTCCAGCCCGTGCAGATGGAACATCCGGTCGTCCCAGGAGCGCTGCTGGCTCTCTACGTCGATCTCCCATATCCCGATCTTCGACGCGTCGAGCGCCAGGTTCAGGCGATGAGACAGCGTCATCACCTCCCCTTCCCGCGCCTTCAGCTTGGCGATGTTGCGCTGTCGCTCGTTGACGAGGCCGCCGGCCAGGAGGATCGGGATGACCACCACCGTGACGGCGGCAACGATCGCCATCTGGATGAAGCTGCTGTTTTCGGGGAGCTGCTTCCATCCGCCGACGGGCATGGCCGCAAGCTCCCACACGCCGCCGGCGAGCTCCAGCCGACGCTTGACCGGCGCGGCGCGAAAGAGAGCGTCGTCGCCGTAGAACGCATCCTGTATGCGCTCCGGCTCGGAAATGTCGCGGATCGCCAGATGAACGTCGATGTGGCGGTGATCCCGGGCCAGCTCCGGCGCTTCGCCGCCCGACTCGAGCAGGCGTGCCGCGCGGTAAAGCGCCTTCTCGTCGAGTATGGCCTCGACATAGCCCCAACGCTCCATGCGGCCCTGGATCTTGGAGAAGACCGGCAGGAACAGTTCGAAACCATTGCGGCCGCTCGGCAGCCGGATCGGGCCGATCATCACCGGCCTGACCGTCGAGGACGCGCGCTCGATGGCGTGTCTTGTCGCGCCGAATCGGTTGAAGTCGCTGCCGACGAACCATTGCTGGCTCTCGCGCGGAAAGGCGATCCGCACCACGCCGCCGGGCGCTGCCGAAGCGCGCACCATCTGTGGGTTCTGCAGGAGGAGCTTCGTCGCCATGACAGTGAAGTCGTCTGACGTCATGGCCGGATGGACGCCGATGCTGTTGGCAAAACCGTTCAACGCGGCAATGCTGGTATTAACCTCCGATTGCAGCCGGTTGGCAATGAGGTTCAGTTCGTTCTCGACGTCGATGCTAAGGTCGTTCTGGAAATTCTCGCGATTTTGTCGCTCATAGACATGCCCGCCCGTAAAAACGACAAGGCCAGCGATCGCCGCCGGAATGAGCGACGGTTTCGCAAATCTGGCGGCGGCCCGAATGCGCTGGCGCAGAACGTCGATGATCTTCAATCTCTTCCCCTCGATCCCCAACCAAAGGTAGCGAGCGAGTCTTAAGATTGGCTTTCGTCACAATTCCTTGGCAAACCCTATAATTCATGGGGAAACCACCCCGCCGATACCCGGAGTTCGGCCCCTGCCCGCTTGAAAAATACGGTATCGCCGTCCAGTCTCCAGAGTTCGGATAGACCATCAAAAAAGCGGGGCGTCCGGCCAAAAGCCACGCCGCAAGGCAATTTTTGCCACAATCGGGGATCAAAGGGAGTGACGAGAATGTTCGCAGAAACGTTGAAGAGGGCAAGAAGAATGCGTTTTGTTATTGCCGCACTCATGGCCACCGCAGGGCTGCTCTCCCCCTTGTCCGCCCTGGCCGAAAGCGCCGACGTTGAAGCTACCATTACGGGTGTTGATACCGATAGGCTGAGCCTGTCGCTTGACGACGGCAAGAACTACCAGGCGCCCGAGGAATTCAATTTCGAAGGCCTGAAGGCCGGCGTAAAAGTTCTCGTCTTCTACACGGAAGTGGACGGCAAGCGGGTCATCAACGACCTCGAAATCGTTCAATAACAAAGCGCGGCCTTTCCTAGCGGCCACTGCACGGTTCGGACGAGCCGATTTTCACATTTCTGGAAACAGGTTTCTCGGATGCCCCGCACGCGGGCATACATGTGAAGCGCATTGCGCGCCACCGCGCCAAACTACGCCCTAGGCTTCAGACCCAGCCAATGGCGTTGCCGGAGATCCGAAGAAGGCGGTCCTGCGGGATCGCCGCGGTCGCGGCCTCCTCGGCTTCCATTTCCCCGAAAAGCTTGAACAGCACACGAATGACGCCGCCATGACTGACGCAGACCGTCGGCTTCGTCACGTCCCTGAGCCAGGCGGCTATGCGCCAGGACAGGATTTCGTAGCTCTCGGCGTCCTCACCGGGGGGAATGAAGTCCCACTTCACGGCGCGCCGCTCGGCGATCCGCTGCGGCGCCGAGCGCTTGAGTTCGGGCAGCGTGTGCCCTTCCCAATCGCCGAAGGAGACTTCCTTGAGCCGCTCGTCGGTGCGGTAGGCCTCCGGATCGAGCCCCATGGCCCGCCGGACGCGCTCCATGGTCTCGCGGGTGCGACCGAGCGGACTGGCGACGAAGTCGAAATGCCGGGCGTCGGCGCCGAGGATGCCCCCAAGCGCCACGCCGTTGCCGGTCGCCTGCTGGCGACCGAAGTCATTGAGAGGGATATCCTTTTGCCCCTGGAGCCGGCTTTCGGCGTTCCAGTCGGTCTGTCCGTGACGGATCACATAGATCAGCACAACATGTCTCCGGGCAGCAGGCTGCCGAATCCGACTTTGCGGTTCGGTCAGTCCTTGATCACGGAGATATCGGGCGCGTCCACTGCCTTCATGCCGACGACATGGTAGCCGCTGTCGGCGTGGTGCACTTCACCGGTGACCGAGCGCGACAGGTCCGAAAGCATATAGAGGCCGACGTCGCCGACTTCCTCGATGGTGACGGTACGGCGCAGCGGCGCGTTGTACTCGTTCCACTTGAGGATATAGCGGAAGTCGCCGATGCCGGAGGCAGCCAGCGTCTTGATCGGGCCGGCGGAAATCGCGTTGACGCGGATGTTCTTCGGGCCGAGGTCGACAGCGAGGTACTTGACGCTTGCTTCGAGAGCAGCCTTGGCGACACCCATGACGTTGTAGTTCGGCATGACCTTCTCGGCGCCGTAATAGGTCAGCGTCAGCATCGAGCCGCCGTCCGTCATCAGCTTTTCAGCGCGACGAGCAACCGAGGTGAAGGAGTAGACCGAGATCTGCATCGTCTTGGCGAAGTTGTCGGCCGAGGTATCGACGTAGCGGCCAGTCAGTTCGTCCTTGTCGGAGAAGCCGATCGCGTGCACCACGAAATCGATCTTGCCCCACTGCTTCTCGAGCGTATCGAAGACGGCATCGATGGAGGCTTCGTCGCTGACGTCGCAATGGCCGGCCATGAAGCCGTCGATTTCCGCAAGCAGCGGCTCGACGCGCTTCTTCAGAGCGTCGCCCTGATAGGTCAACGCAACCTCACCACCCTGCGCGTGGATGGCCTTGGCAATGCCCCATGCGATGGAACGGTTGTTTGCAACGCCCATGATGACGCCGCGCTTGCCCTTCATCAGACCGGATGCCTGAGCCATGGTAAGTCCCCAATACTATTCCAGCATCGGCGGGCGCCGGTGCCAAAGATCAAAAATGTCAAAGACGCCCCACGAGAACGGGTGCGGCAAAATGTCGAGAATTGCCTATGGCATAGCCGCAAGGGTGGTTCAAGCGCGGCTGAGATCAGGAACTGTTAGTCCCCGTAATATTGGGTCAGTGTGTCAGCGAACTGTCACAAATGGCCTGTCACAGATAGAGGCCGTCGCGTTGCGACTTCATCAAATCGGTGATCTTGTCGTCGGGCGCTTCGGGCAGAACCAGTCTCAATTCGACCAGCAGGTCGCCATGCGTACCGTAAGCGCCGGGCATCCCCCTGCCCGCAAGACGGATGACCTTGTCCGAGCCGGACCAGGCCGGAACGACCACGGTAACCTGCCCGACTGGAGTTTCGAGCACCTGTTCGCAACCGAGCACAGCGCCCTGCAGGTCGACCGGCAAGGTGGTCATCAGATCGAGCCCGCGGGTACGGAACGTCCCGCCCTGATCGACCCTGAGCGTGACGACGACGTCGCCCCGGGTCATCCCGGTCACCCGATAGCCCTGCTCCGCCAGACGAATGCTCTGACCGTCGACGGCGCCCGGTGGGATCTGCACCTTCAGGCTTTCGCCGTCAGGAAGCTCGACGGAGAGGCGCTGGCGGCTGATCAGGTCGTCGATGCTGACAGCGAGATCGACGGGAAGATCAGGTACCTTCTCGGCCGTCTTTGCCGCGCGCCCCCGGATGCGCCGGACGATCGCCGCCACAAGTTCCGCCGCTGGTGCGGCTGCGCGCTGCATCAGCGGCGCCTCGGTCCTGAGCACGCTTTCCTGCTGGGGCTCGGGCGTTGGTTCCGGCTTGCTTTCAAAAGCCTGGGCCGGACGCTCCGGCTCCTTCGCCGCCGCAGCGGGCTTGGGTGCCGGTTTCGGCGTCGGCTTTGGCGAGGGCCGGGCCGACTTGGTGCGGGTCTCCGCACCGAAAATCTGTGAAATGGCGTCCTCGGCGGTCTCGGCGTCGACCGGCGCCTCTTCCTGAGGCCGCATCTTCGCCTTCATCGCCTCCATGCGACGAAGTTCGGCCTCGCGGCGCGCATAATCGTAGCGGCTTCTGAGCTTCGGGTCGCGCAACAACTCGTAGGCCTTGCCGGCCTCGGCAAAACGCTCGGCGGCGTTGGGATCGTCCTGGTTGTGGTCCGGATGCACGGCCTTTGCCAGCGAACGCCAGGCGGCCTTGATTTCATCCTGCCCGGCGTTGCGCCGTACCCCGAGGATCACATAGGGATCACGCATGGTTTTACCATCTTCTCTGATCGGCGGCCGCTCCCTGACGCCCGCCTTTGCCCCGATTGCGGGCGCCATCGTCGCCCGTCCGTTGAATGCCGATGATCAGGAGAAGTTGCTAAATAGTGGTTAGCCACGGGTCCTCATGCGGGCATTGGGACGGCATCGTGGGCCGTCATGCGCGCATTTGCCGAAACGTGGTTAACCACCGATTTCAACGACTTGGGTCGGGCGCCGCTCAGGCGCGCGGGCCGAAGCTCGTCAGATACCAGGCGCCGTCGCCGCCCTGGCAGGTGCTGCCGTCGAACTTGGCGATGCCCTCGTAAGAATGACGCGTCGTCGTGAAGCGGCGGCAGAGCATGCCGCTGGCGCGGTCTTCCTGGATGCTGCTGATGACGCCGGCGCTGCCGGAGGTCGCATTGGCCCAGGGAATAGGGTTGATGGCGCCGCTGTTGAGCTCGGCCGACGTCACGGCATTGCGAACCATCACAGCGTCGGAAAGGCCATCGGAGGTCTTGGCGACGGGAACGGTGCCCGTCGAAACCGTGCGGTCGACACCGCTGCCGAAAAGGTCGAGGCCAGCCCCCATGCAGCCGGACAGCGCCAGGACCGGCAGGCAAACTGCCGCGCTACGTAGCAAGGCGAAGGAATACCCCTTCTTGGCGTCGATCCACTTTGCTATGTCTTGCACGGCAATCCTGTCAGACTCGCTGGAGCCGCACGTTTCTCGACAAGGTCAACATACAGGCTCCGACATTTTCGATGCGGAAACACAGGTCGGGCTCATCCCGAAGCATTTCCGCGCCAGACATCACGGCATTGGAACGCAATAATGGCGGCGAATGAGTTAACAAGCGGTGACTTCACCGAATCAAATGAACCCTTTTCCCTGTTTGGCACATGGCTGAAGGACGCGGAAGGCAGCGAGATCAACGACCCGAACGCGGTCGCGCTCGCGACCGTCGATGCCGACGGGCTGCCGAATGTCCGCATGGTTCTGCTCAAGGGCTTCGACGAACGCGGCTTCGTTTTCTACACGAATTTCGAAAGCCAGAAGGGTGAGGAGATCCTCGGCGCCCGCAAGGCGGCGATGTGCTTTCACTGGAAATCGCTCCGTCGGCAGGTGCGCGTGCGCGGCCCGGTCGAGATCGTCACCGACGAAGAGGCGGACGAATACTTCAAGAGCCGGCCGCGCGGC
The nucleotide sequence above comes from Ensifer sp. PDNC004. Encoded proteins:
- a CDS encoding DnaJ C-terminal domain-containing protein, with amino-acid sequence MRDPYVILGVRRNAGQDEIKAAWRSLAKAVHPDHNQDDPNAAERFAEAGKAYELLRDPKLRSRYDYARREAELRRMEAMKAKMRPQEEAPVDAETAEDAISQIFGAETRTKSARPSPKPTPKPAPKPAAAAKEPERPAQAFESKPEPTPEPQQESVLRTEAPLMQRAAAPAAELVAAIVRRIRGRAAKTAEKVPDLPVDLAVSIDDLISRQRLSVELPDGESLKVQIPPGAVDGQSIRLAEQGYRVTGMTRGDVVVTLRVDQGGTFRTRGLDLMTTLPVDLQGAVLGCEQVLETPVGQVTVVVPAWSGSDKVIRLAGRGMPGAYGTHGDLLVELRLVLPEAPDDKITDLMKSQRDGLYL
- a CDS encoding RT0821/Lpp0805 family surface protein, with the translated sequence MQDIAKWIDAKKGYSFALLRSAAVCLPVLALSGCMGAGLDLFGSGVDRTVSTGTVPVAKTSDGLSDAVMVRNAVTSAELNSGAINPIPWANATSGSAGVISSIQEDRASGMLCRRFTTTRHSYEGIAKFDGSTCQGGDGAWYLTSFGPRA
- the pdxH gene encoding pyridoxamine 5'-phosphate oxidase yields the protein MAANELTSGDFTESNEPFSLFGTWLKDAEGSEINDPNAVALATVDADGLPNVRMVLLKGFDERGFVFYTNFESQKGEEILGARKAAMCFHWKSLRRQVRVRGPVEIVTDEEADEYFKSRPRGSRIGAWASKQSRPLEGRFALEKAVAEYTARHALGEIPRPSYWSGFRIRPTSIEFWHDRPFRLHDRMEFRRETPEGGWEKVRMYP